The DNA segment TTGGAATCTTTGCTGCTCTGCACTACTGGTGGCCAAAAATGTTCGGTAGAGTGCTAAGTGAAAAATTAGGTAAATGGACATTCTGGCTATTCTTCATTGGTTTCCATCTGACATTCTTTATTCAGCATTTCTTAGGCTTAATGGGGATGCCGCGCCGTTATTGGACGTTCCAAGATGGTCAAGGGCTTAATACAGGAAACCTAATTAGTACAGCTGGTGCCTTCTTAATGGCCATTGGTACGATCATTTTCCTTATTAATGTGATCTACGTTGCCGTAAAAGGAAAGCAAGCAAGTGGAGATCCTTGGGATGGACGCACGTTAGAGTGGTCAATTCCATCACCGCCACCACACTATAATTTTAAACAAACCCCGCTCGTTCGCGGACTTGATCCATTATGGGTGGAAAAAAGTGAAGGCAAAAAGGGCATGACGCCAGCTGAACCACTTGGTGATATTCATATGCCGAATCCATCCATTCTGCCATTCATGATGTCGTTAGGTCTGTTTATAGCAGGATTTGGGTTTATCTATCAAGTTGACAATAAAGTGTGGCTGGCTCTCGTGTTTATTGGAATGGGGATTACATTTGGATCGATGCTTACACGTTCATTGAAAGATGACATTGGACACCATATCCATAAGGAAGATCTTGAGAAGGGGGCTGGCGAATAATGAGTAATGAGGATGTATTGAATCCTAAACAAATGCCACATGAGCCGGAAAAAGCCACCCTTGAAGGAAAAAATAAATTTATTGGCTTTTGGTTCTTTCTAGGCGGTGAAACCGTACTGTTTGCAAGTTTATTTGGTACGTATCTTGCATTAAATGGTTCAACAATGGGGGAGAATACTCCCGAGCACTTATTTGGCTTAGAGCTAGTGTTCATAATGACGATGCTCCTGCTTACGAGTTCTCTAACAAGTGTGTATGCCATGTACCACATGAAAAATAACGACTTTGGTAAAATGCAGCTATGGCTCGGGATTACAGTATTATTAGGCTTAGCGTTCTTGGGTTGTGAAATTTATGAGTTCATGCATTATGTACATGAATATGAATTTACATTTCAATCTTCAGCCTTTGGGTCTGCTTTCTATACTTTAGTTGGCTTCCACGGTGGCCACGTCCTATTTGGGTTATCTTGGTTTACTGCACTAATGATCCGAAATTCAAAACGTGGACTTAATCTTTACAACGCGCCAAAGTTTTATATTGCCAGTCTTTATTGGCACTTTATTGATGTTGTTTGGGTTTTTATCTTTACTGTCGTATATCTGATGGGAAAGGTGGGTTAAACGATGGCAAATCACTCAAAATCGCCTAGTCAACAAATGGACTTTGAGAAGAAGCAGAATAAAGAAGAAATGAAACAGCAACTCATAAGTTTCATTATGATGATTCTGTTCACGTTCGTTGCTTTTGGTATGGTTCTGTTGGAAGTTAACTCGTATTTCCTTATTCCTACACTGCTGTTATTAGCTGTGGTACAGGTGCTTTTCCAGTTATACTATTTTATGCACATGAAGAATAAAGGACATGATATGGTTGCTGTCATGATGTATAGTGGCATTGGTGTTGCAACGTTAACGATTATTACTTTTACCACTATTATTTGGTGGTGAATGAAAAAAGACCGGATCTTCCGGTCTTTTTCTTATGTATGGGAGGTGAAAAAAAGGAAGAATTTCCTTATCCCTTGTTACATCTCCCAAAATGTGTGCTTACACCTTTCTTTACGTTCAGTTATGTCTAAATTATGAACAATAAAAAAGATAGCTGACAAGGCTCGTGTTTTAGGCGAAAGTTAGATAAAATGGAAGAGTATCAAGTATATACTTAATCTGAGGTGAGACACCTATGTGGTTAGAACTTCAAATATTCGGGTTTCGAGCTCTGTGGAGTCCCTATTATTTGTTATTTGTTTTAATACTTTCTATCGTTTACTTTATAATCACTGGTCCAAAACGGATGCAAGGCGAATCAAAGCCTAGCACTTTTCAACAGGTTATGTTTTATAGTGGCATGGTGCTGTTATACATTATTAAAGGGTCTCCAATAGACTTGATGGCCCATATCATGTTTTCAGCTCATATGATTCAGATGGCTTTATATTACTTACTATTCCCACTCCTTGTGATTAAGGGGGTTCCTGTTTGGATTTGGAAAAAGGTCTTTGATGTTCCAGTACTATCTCCCGCTTTACGACT comes from the Halobacillus shinanisalinarum genome and includes:
- the ctaF gene encoding cytochrome c oxidase subunit IVB encodes the protein MANHSKSPSQQMDFEKKQNKEEMKQQLISFIMMILFTFVAFGMVLLEVNSYFLIPTLLLLAVVQVLFQLYYFMHMKNKGHDMVAVMMYSGIGVATLTIITFTTIIWW
- a CDS encoding cytochrome (ubi)quinol oxidase subunit III, encoding MSNEDVLNPKQMPHEPEKATLEGKNKFIGFWFFLGGETVLFASLFGTYLALNGSTMGENTPEHLFGLELVFIMTMLLLTSSLTSVYAMYHMKNNDFGKMQLWLGITVLLGLAFLGCEIYEFMHYVHEYEFTFQSSAFGSAFYTLVGFHGGHVLFGLSWFTALMIRNSKRGLNLYNAPKFYIASLYWHFIDVVWVFIFTVVYLMGKVG